A DNA window from Acidobacteriota bacterium contains the following coding sequences:
- the pheA gene encoding chorismate mutase — MDISDWRDEIDRLDEELVKLLNRRSQCALEIGRIKHELGIPVYSPTREAEVIRHVTGINPGPLDGGAIRRLFERIIDESRTLERITMEREKDEPHLPELNANAINEAEEEK, encoded by the coding sequence TTGGACATCAGTGATTGGCGTGACGAAATCGATAGACTTGATGAAGAGTTGGTCAAACTCCTGAACCGGCGCTCGCAATGTGCGCTGGAAATCGGACGTATCAAACACGAATTGGGAATCCCGGTCTATTCACCGACCCGCGAAGCTGAAGTGATTCGCCACGTCACCGGCATTAATCCGGGACCGCTTGATGGCGGCGCCATTCGTCGCCTCTTTGAACGCATCATTGACGAATCGCGAACCCTTGAACGCATCACCATGGAACGCGAAAAAGATGAGCCGCATTTGCCGGAATTGAAC
- a CDS encoding GNAT family N-acetyltransferase produces the protein MAISEYTIRLAELDEVMRMPEIECAAAKLFRETPYDYLVDSEPHSLEFYKARQQENLLWVVVDCENHPVGFAAVRILDDEVYLHELDVVPEHGRKGLGTRLIFAVGDWANSAGFSAITLSTFMDVAWNAPFYEKLGFRILGDDELTEPFKTIRREEAENQLPLDKRVLMRWNF, from the coding sequence ATGGCGATTTCCGAATATACCATTCGCCTGGCGGAACTTGATGAAGTGATGCGGATGCCGGAAATCGAATGTGCGGCGGCAAAACTTTTTCGCGAGACGCCTTATGATTATCTGGTCGATAGCGAACCCCATTCGCTTGAGTTTTATAAGGCGCGACAACAGGAAAATCTTTTATGGGTAGTTGTCGATTGCGAGAATCATCCGGTAGGGTTTGCGGCGGTGCGAATTTTAGACGATGAAGTTTACCTGCACGAATTGGATGTCGTTCCCGAACACGGCAGAAAAGGGTTGGGAACAAGGTTGATTTTTGCAGTTGGTGATTGGGCAAACTCAGCAGGGTTTTCGGCGATTACTTTATCGACATTTATGGATGTCGCGTGGAATGCGCCGTTTTATGAAAAACTGGGTTTCAGAATTCTTGGTGATGATGAATTGACGGAACCGTTCAAAACAATTCGTCGCGAAGAAGCCGAAAACCAATTGCCACTTGATAAGCGCGTGCTGATGCGCTGGAATTTTTAA